In the genome of Hemiscyllium ocellatum isolate sHemOce1 chromosome 12, sHemOce1.pat.X.cur, whole genome shotgun sequence, one region contains:
- the LOC132821155 gene encoding sodium/myo-inositol cotransporter-like isoform X1, with the protein MFGFMEPADLAVVALYFVLVMCIGFFAMWKSNRSTVSGYFLAGRTMTWIAIGASLFVSNIGSEHFIGLAGSGAASGFAVGAWEFNAVLLLQLLGWVFIPVYIRSGVFTMPQYLSKRYGGNRIKVYFALLFLTLYVFTKLSVDLYAGALFIRASLGWDLYLSIIILIGLTAVLTVTGGLVAVIYTDALQAILMIGGALTLMVVGMVKVGGFEELKQRYMLASPNVTTVLASFNLSSTNTCRIHPKDDALKMLREPSDEDIPWPGFLFGQTPVSAWYWCADQVIVQRVLAAKNIAHAKGATLMAGFLKLLPMFIIVVPGMISRVLFTDEVICINPEHCMQVCGSRAGCSNIAYPRLVLGILPAGLRGLMMSVMIAALMSDLDSIFNSASTIFTLDIYKHLRKAASSRELMIVGRLFVVFMVAVSIAWVPVIVEMQGGQMYLYIQEVANYLTPPVAALFLLGIFWKRCNEKGAFYGGLVGSILGIIRLILAFIYQAPDCDQVDTRPSFIRNIHYMYVSTFLFWTTVITAIVVSLLTPALPRTFTSSTMFWALKDLDTIKSSQKEECDKLTDQTIAECNGHTTSAHKKDTDGIELVLLTPESDDSKSLNSPVISEGQTVNDHYTNGQTVVVDPETKEEPELERNKWWKFFDCLCGLKNYDVKNPVARVSVEDEMICIQMLQESRKIKVLLNTGLLFVLSCGISMYLYFSL; encoded by the coding sequence ATGTTTGGCTTTATGGAACCAGCTGATCTAGCTGTTGTAGCACTTTATTTTGTCCTTGTAATGTGCATTGGTTTTTTTGCAATGTGGAAGTCCAACAGAAGTACTGTGAGTGGATACTTTCTTGCAGGACGCACCATGACCTGGATAGCAATAGGTGCTTCATTGTTTGTGAGCAATATTGGCAGTGAACACTTTATTGGGTTAGCAGGATCTGGAGCTGCCAGTGGATTTGCAGTAGGAGCTTGGGAGTTCAATGCAGTGTTGCTTTTACAGTTACTAGGTTGGGTTTTCATCCCTGTCTACATCAGGTCTGGTGTGTTCACCATGCCACAATACCTTTCAAAACGTTACGGTGGTAACAGAATAAAAGTCTATTTTGCTTTATTGTTTTTGACATTGTATGTTTTCACAAAGCTTTCTGTTGACCTGTACGCTGGTGCATTGTTTATCCGGGCCTCACTCGGCTGGGACCTATATCTCTCTATCATCATCTTAATTGGGTTGACTGCAGTGTTAACTGTTACAGGCGGACTTGTGGCTGTCATCTACACAGATGCCCTACAAGCAATTCTTATGATTGGTGGAGCTTTAACATTGATGGTTGTTGGAATGGTCAAGGTGGGAGGTTTTGAGGAGTTGAAACAGAGATACATGTTGGCCTCACCAAATGTTACAACAGTTCTAGCCTCCTTCAACCTAAGTTCTACAAACACTTGCCGCATTCACCCAAAAGATGATGCTCTCAAGATGTTACGTGAGCCGTCTGATGAGGATATTCCTTGGCCTGGCTTCCTGTTTGGTCAAACGCCAGTCTCAGCTTGGTATTGGTGTGCTGATCAAGTCATTGTACAGCGTGTCTTGGCAGCAAAGAACATTGCTCATGCCAAAGGAGCTACCCTAATGGCTGGTTTTCTGAAACTCTTGCCCATGTTTATCATAGTCGTACCTGGTATGATTTCCAGAGTTCTCTTTACTGATGAGGTTATTTGCATTAATCCGGAGCATTGTATGCAAGTATGTGGTAGCAGAGCAGGTTGCTCAAACATTGCCTATCCACGACTTGTATTGGGAATCTTGCCCGCAGGCCTTCGTGGCTTAATGATGTCAGTCATGATAGCAGCATTAATGAGTGATTTGGATTCTATATTCAATAGTGCCAGCACCATATTTACCCTGGATATTTACAAACATCTTCGAAAGGCTGCCAGCTCTCGTGAACTGATGATAGTAGGTCGTCTGTTTGTTGTCTTCATGGTAGCTGTAAGCATTGCCTGGGTTCCTGTAATTGTAGAGATGCAGGGAGGCCAAATGTATCTTTACATTCAAGAGGTTGCAAATTATCTCACTCCACCAGTAGCAGCCCTCTTCCTCCTTGGTATTTTCTGGAAGCGCTGCAATGAGAAGGGTGCTTTCTATGGAGGATTGGTTGGATCCATTTTGGGAATTATACGCTTGATTCTTGCTTTTATTTATCAAGCACCAGACTGTGACCAAGTTGATACCAGACCAAGTTTTATCAGAAATATTCACTATATGTACGTGTCAACTTTTCTGTTTTGGACCACTGTCATTACGGCCATTGTAGTAAGTCTGCTGACCCCTGCTCTTCCCAGGACATTTACTTCTAGTACCATGTTCTGGGCATTAAAAGACTTGGACACTATAAAAAGCTCTCAAAAAGAAGAATGTGATAAATTAACAGATCAAACTATAGCTGAATGCAATGGCCATACCACAAGTGCTCATAAAAAGGACACCGATGGAATCGAATTAGTTCTTTTAACACCTGAAAGCGATGATTCCAAATCTTTGAATTCGCCAGTCATCTCAGAGGGACAAACAGTGAATGATCATTACACAAATGGACAAACAGTTGTTGTGGACCCAGAAACCAAAGAGGAACCAGAACTGGAAAGAAACAAATGGTGGAAATTTTTTGACTGCCTTTGTGGACTAAAAAATTATGATGTGAAGAATCCAGTAGCAAGAGTTTCTGTAGAAGATGAAATGATTTgcatacaaatgctacaagaaagTCGGAAGATTAAAGTATTGTTAAATACTGGACTTCTATTTGTATTATCTTGTGGCATATCCATGTACCTTTATTTCTCTTTGTAA